The window GGGATTTTGCAGGCTTTGGCTTCTTGGGTGTGTGATGAGGATTTTGCTTAAATTAAACTCCTCATAAACACGTATGACCAACCTGTGCCTATGCTCTACCAGGACCTCATCGCGTACTTCTCTTTCAGTAACTCGGagcctgtgttttttttgttttgctatttcTGACATGATTGGGCAACATTTTCCTTTTAATGTATATGTGGAATCCACAAAAACTATACCCACTTAAGCGTGCTTCATCATAAACAAGCAGACACTGCAGTTTGGATTATTTCTGGGGAAACAGGAAAATATAGTATCTTTAATTCGCTGCATAACAGTTTACATTAATTACTAATCATTCGTATGTGTTGACAGTTGCAATAAACAGATTAAGAAAACATTCTGAAGGATAACATGCACGACACAACTAACTACACTAATGACTACGAAGCTGCCTTTCCAGAAAGACCTGTGaggaccccccaccccaccccaccccccatttgTGGCTAGTTGAGTTACTATGGACACTGTTGGGCACCACAGCTgtctgctagctagctacatatttCACTTCGTCTAAGCCCagctttctttatttctttaataatgCTGCCGTGTCCGTATTATAACAGAAATAATGCAGCTTCACTGGGCAGATCATCCATAAAAGTTACTCTATATGGATTTTATGAGTAGTATGcgaattttgtttaaaaagacGATGAGGCCTAACGGGAAAGGCTAAAGTGTCAAGTCGGACTTGAATTCAACGACTCAGGTAACATTGGGCTCTCTAGCAAGGTTAGCTAACAGACAAGCTGTCTATTTGAGATGGTTAACTTAGCTAGTTCACACATTACTTATGCATATCTCTTTCGGTAACAAAAGACTCCAATTTTCATGGCGATGTAGTACGTTAGTTAGCTAATAGCTGTGTAACTGCCAACTATTTGCTGTAGCTGCAATTAACGTTATTATCTAGCATTGGCTCGCTAATGCTAGGGTAGATTTCTGCGTTGTGGGTTGATGCTAACTACGATGGTATCGGATTGCTCTAAAAGAGCTGTGACAGCTGCGTGTCAGTCCTCGGTCGCTGAACTGTCTTCATGTCTAAGCACGGATACCTGTCGATAATGGGATCATTTGGGGGAGAATGAAGTGTGAACTAGCTAGGATAATTAGCTAGGTACCTGTCCGCCAACGATGTGGCAaatttaaaatactgcagttcTTTCGTATAAAGGGAAGCTTAAAATTGTGTGACATGTGACCTTTTATCTTGGCTGCTGGCTAGCTATTGTAATTAAGTTGAATTTCAGCTTGGACACCTTTATAGTAATTGATGGTTGTTATGGCACATCACATTCAGCCTCAAAGAACAAACAGTCCCTCTCATTTGGTTATTAATCCTGTTTTCATCTTTCCCTAAAGGAATGGCATCGCAGCTCCAGGCATTCTCTTCTCCTTCAGTTTCGTCCAGTGGGATCTCCCGCTCCAAGAAGGTCAAATTAGAGAATCCTGCGTGGGGCGAGAGCAGCTACTACCTGCGGAGCCCTGGCCCCCGGATTCGGGCAGGAACACCCTGGCCTTCGGATTCAGGGTTTAACTCGACCTATGGCTCACCTGGCCTGGTCTTTTCCCCCACTGGAGGCTCGGGCGAGCAGACAGTGGTCCGCGCTGCTGATAGCTCTGGCAGCATCCCGGGACCTTCATCGTCGTCTTCCTCTTCTTCGTCCTCATCCAGCCGGCGGGGTGAAGATGAGGCATCGGCCTCGCGGCATGCTGACACCTATCAGAAGCGGGGCAGcctgaagaggaagagagaagaggcagaCAGCAGTGATAGTGTACAGATCCTGGAAGAGCTCTCCGCCCCTGGGTTGTCCAAGCGCGTGGCCAGGGGAGGGGCAACTACCTCTGCCGCTCAGTCCATTGCACACTCCGCCTCAACCGCCAAGAGCAGCAACTCCCATAGCGAGGGCGACTACCAGCTGGTGCAGCATGAGATCCTCTGCTCCATCTCCAACAGCTACGAGGTTCTGGAGTTCCTTGGCCGTGGAACATTTGGCCAGGTCGCCAAGTGCTGGAAGCGGGGAACCAATGAAATAGTTGCCATCAAGATCCTGAAAAATCATCCGTCCTATGCTCGACAAGGCCAAATCGAGGTGTTGTGCCTGCTTTAATTGAGCTTTTGATATGGCCTAGAATCAGATGTAGCCCTGATTCTGTcattgtttgtttcagtttttacaaCATATGATCTGTTGGTTTTAAATGTGCTAACTCGCACTGTGGAATTTGTATACAGCCAGGGTAGCACAAAAATACTTGTATTTGATATCAGCACACTAGTTCTAATTTTCAAGGCATCAGTAGGAACTAGTTCAGGTAACACATACGTCTTAACGCGTATTCCATCTTCCCTCCTTTGCTCCTCCTCAGGTGAGCATCCTGAGCCGGCTGAGCACGGAGAATGCAGACGAGTTCAACTTCGTGCGCTCGTACGAGTGCTTCCAGCACAAGAACCACACGTGCCTGGTGTTCGAGATGCTGGAGCAGAACCTCTACGACTTCCTCAAGCACAGCAAGTTCagcccactgctgctgaaatgCATCCGGCCTGTGCTGCAACAGGTCGCCACGGCGCTCATGAAACTGAAGAGCCTGGGCCTGATCCATGCCGACCTCAAGCCCGAGAACATCATGCTGGTGGACCCCGTCAGGCAGCCGTACCGCGTCAAGGTCATCGACTTCGGCTCGGCTAGCCACGTCTCCAAGGCCGTGTGCTCCACTTACCTGCAGTCCAGATACTACCGGTGAGGGACACGTGCTGAGGCGTGTTAGAAATAAGTACGCACTCGTTGCACTCTGGTGTGCTTGAGAGTAGAGCTGCATGTTGTGGACAGTTGTGATGACCCTGCTACACAATAAAAGCCTAAAATAAGCCTAAGCAGAACATCATtgtagtgtcagtgtgtttttttcacatgGTTCCATGTTACACTAGAATAGTGGATGTGTAATGTAAAGTTTTGTCtaggaacaaaaaaaaccctgaactTATCAACAAAATGctatttaaaccttttaaatttTCATTAATGAATTCAGCAATCTTTGTGTTAAAGCGATATCCTCTGAATCACCACAAACTACAGAATCAGCCGAGGCTGATTTAAtgatttcatgtgtttttggtcCAGAGCACCTGAGATCATCCTGGGTCTCCCATTCTGTGAGGCCATCGATATGTGGTCCCTGGGCTGCGTCATTGCCGAGCTGTTCCTGGGCTGGCCCCTGTATCCCGGAGCCTCTGAATATGATCAGGTAAGCACACGGTCCTTTGCGCTGTGCCTTGTCTTTTTCACTCTTCTGTCCAATCTTGGTCTGATTTTACCGtctgtttttccactttctttTCAGACTTCTCACTGCGTAACGAAGACATAAATCTTATTTTTGAGAAGAGTGACGTAGTGTTACTAACAGCAATTGGCTGTTCTACTTCTAACTATGCAGCTTGTTAAGGAGTCCATAATGGCTAGCAATGAAGAGATTGaatttttttgtgaatttacaAAACAATTAATCAAATGTGATGTGACTGATTTAGGGGCCCTTTATAACTGAGATTTATTTGCTGGTTTTAATTGGTAATCTAATATATCTCTTTGCAATAGTCCTAGCAACACCGCTGGCACTGGGAAGAAATCCTGGCTTGCATGGCTGCAGTAGTTTAAGATGGCACCATGCAGAGCTTTCAGCGCACAGGACTTTCTGGGGCAAGGCTTTTTAGGAAACCCGTACAGCATCAGCGGTGCAGACCTGTAGTGGTTTCGTGGCTGTAGTGACGTGTGTGGTTTGACCTTTTAGCTGCTGTCTTGGCTCGCTCATTTTTAGGATTGATATAAATGAGTTTCTATGgattggttttttttatatatacgtGCACTTTGAAAATGGAAGGATGAACGCAAAATAAAGTTGTAATCCTCTTGTTGTGTGGTGTCTCTGCAGATCCGTTACATCTCCCAGACACAGGGCCTACCAGCAGAGTACCTGCTAAGTGCAGGGACCAAGACCAGCCGCTTTTTCCACAGGGGCCCCGACTCCAGCTACCCCCTGTGGAGACTCAAGGTTCGCCCGTCTTCAAATgccaaatgtttgtttcataagGGACGTAACTTAATGACTTCATGTAACTTAATGGTGGAGctgaatggtttgttttttctttcctttttccagaCGCCTTCGGAGCATGAGGCGGAGCTTGGTGTCAAGTCCAAAGAAGCTCGGAAATACATTTTCAACTGCCTTGATGACATGATGCAGGTTATTTGGAATTTTGTGCACGTAACCATACGTTTTTCTTTAGTGTTGCAATCTGAAAttgaagaaaatgacaaacgGCTCCCGCAGCTCACGTtatagagcaggtagagcaaggtgctagcTGAAAGGTCGAGTGTTCGTGCTGTCATAATGAGTAGCGCATGTAAGTCGCTCTGCAGAACAGCATCTGTGAAAGGCAGAGCAGTGCAAACTTGCTGCATCTTGCGTGCTTcggtgccctctgctggtgaatAATATGACTCACCCATGGGTCTCTCGCGCAGGTCAATATGACCAGTCTGGAAGGCACCGACGTCTTGGCAGAGAAGGCCGACCGGCGGGAGTTCATCGACCTGCTGAAGAAGATGCTCACGCTAGACGCTGACAAAAGGATCACGCCAGTGAAGACCCTGAACCACCCGTTTCTGACCATGACCCACCTCCTCCACTTCcctcacagtgcacagtgagttgCTCCAGGCCTTCCAATCTACATGTCAgtgtttcaaaaacattttaagcaacACCGTGTTAATTTAGAAATCCAAATAGCATCAGAGTTTCTCTGCTAGTACTGTAACTTGCCCCCTgcccgtgtctctctctctctctctctctctctctctctctctctctctctctctctctctctctctctctctgcagtgtgaAATCTTGCTTCCAGAACATGGAGATCTGCAAGCGCCGGTGTGCAGGCTTCGATGGCAGCAAGAGTCTGTTTGCCAACGGGGGTGGgtctgggggcggggccagcacGGCTGCCAACCTCACCGTCACCTTCAGCAGCCAGCTCGGCCAGCACAGCCAGGTGGGGCTACCGGCACAagccacccacccccccaaaaaaaacccacttctAGCGACATCAAAGTCATCCTTGTTTCAGGGCATCATGGGCTTAACTGTCAAATAATCGTTCCCGGCAGATGacgccctctggtggccagtCCCTGTCTCTGAGCAGCAGCGTCCCTCTGCTCAACTACCAGCCGGGTCTGTACCAGCAGGCCACCATCAACATCCCGGGCCTGACCCCGCAGAGCGTGCCATTGCAGGCCCGGCCCACCCAGCTCTGCACGCAGGCCGAACCCTTTCAGCAGACCCTCATCGTCTGTCCCCCGACTTTACAAGGTGAGGCCGCAGGCCCTGAACGCAGGCCCTGAACGCAGCCCTCCTAGCAGACTACAACTCCCCTGGCTTAAGTGGACAAAACCGCACACAGCGACAGAAATAGCACCTTTATCGCTTTTGATATAAGTAGGAGTTCCCATTAAATCCCGTGCGACAGAATAGCTGAGACTTTACTGTCGTCTCCTCCTTTTGAATGGGGACAACCTGAGTTTGTGACCTCATGATAAATGAGAAGTGCATGTGTATGACGGTTTTTTCACGTGTTGAACTGAATAACGGCCTTTAACAGCCTTTTTGGTGCTGGTGGGAATGACTATGCCGTTGTGCGATTAACAGATTAGGACTGTTTACCTTGTACAGGGCTTCAGCCTTCCAGTAAACACTCAGGCTACCCAGTGAGGATGGACAGCTCCGTTCCCATGGTCCCCCAGAACCACTCCACCCAGTCGCTGCACATCCAGCCCGGCATGCTGACGCAGgtatgactctgtgtgtgtgtgtgtgtgtgtgtgtgtgtgtgtgtgtgtgtgtgtgtgtgtgtgtgtgtgtgtgtgttggcatacATTGTGTGGAATACACAACAGTGTTTTggcattgatttttttattttttttccccatccatTCAGTTCTCTCTACTCCCTGTATGCAGCGTtccaactcctcctcctcctcccgtAGAGTGGATTCTCCCTTTGCAGTGTGTTATAATGcctctgacccctcccccttccacacacccctccgGCTCCTGCACACCGCTGACGGTCGCTGCCCTGCTCCCTCGTGGGGCAGGAGTGGCCCCGCTGTACCCCGTGCCCCTGGGCAAAGCGCAGCCATTCTGGTAAAGCCATGCCAGGGCTCCTGCAAGCCGCGCCCCCACTTCCCACCCAACCCTGTCCCCCCGGCCCCACTGAAGCCTTCTAGCTCCTCCAACCTGCACTTTTGCttcagcgcacacacacacacacacacacacacacacaaacacacaaacataccccaTTCAACCCCCCAGCACAGAGTACCCAGCAGTACAGCACAGCGCTGGGCCTTCGTCAGGGCAAGAGTGCTCACTTGGAATCTTCTTTGAATCTTATCCTCTTTTAGGTCTGTTTTCCCACCTGCAATGGTCTAATGAACcagtttgttgtgttttaggAGTCGTTGGAGTCGTTTCCTAGCTAGAGTGGCCACTATCATTGTTTGAATATCATTTGTCTTTCTCTGGTGGTGGTTGACGTAGATCCCTTTCCGTCAACGTTTAACAGCTTTACGGCCGTTCGTTGTGCATTTCAGTTGCTCGACGGCCAGGTTAACACTGTTCATGTGCATACGGCAGTGCAGCTGCTTCCAGCCTCTTTCATGGTTGTGTTTGCAGCTTCTGGACACACTTTTACTATAGAACAGCCACAGAGCAGCCAGACTGATACAAGTGTCTGTCTCCATGTTGCACGATGCGTCAGTCCCCTCAGACCCCTACTTCACATAGAATAACTACAGGTGTTCAGAAAGAAAGACGGATGGAAAATAGATTTTTCGACATCGTTTGAACGGTTTGGCTAATGAGtacattttgctgtgtgtgtgtgtgtgtgtgtgtgtgtgtgtgtgtgtgtgtgtgtgtgtgtgtgtgtgtgtgtgcatgcgtatagCAGGGCTGGCCTGCGGGCACACAGCAGATCCTCATACCGTCCACATGGCAGCAGATGCCAGGCATGGCCATCCATGGCAGCGGACAGCCTGTGGTCACTCACTCCCCCGTGGGCTCGCTGCTGTCCGATGCCTCAGGCCAGTCCAGCGCCAGCTGGAGGTTagcatctgtctctttctcactcacacacacacacacacacacacaccttctgttCTCTTTAGTTGAAAAACCTGCTACATCTTCAAACCCTGGACTCATCTTCTTAACACTGCCAGCCCTCAGTGGCATAAGTGTTCTATTATTTATAATGCCTGCCAGGTCTGACTGTCGTTCTTATGCTGTGTGCTAATGAGTTCAGGTCTAGTCATGTGCCAGCAGTGGCGGCGCTTGTGTATAACGTAGCTGTCCTCCATCAGGGGGCGCCATAGCAGCCAGTGTGATGTCACACAGCAGGGGTCTGCCCAGGGATGCCACATGACCTCTCAGGCCCTGAATATGGGCACAGCCAGTAGCCGGACCCAGCAAGGCGGGATCAAGAGGTCAAAAGGTCGCCACGCAGAGAGTCGAGCTAGGTACTCCCTGCCTCTTATTGCACTTTTTATTGGTTAGTGTTCAGGCTACAATTCAACACTAATTCAATGCAAGGGTACCCTAGAACTGGAACTGAGACCCACTGGTCTAGTATGTGGGTCTGCCTAGTGGGTACAACTGTACAACTGTAATAAGTGCTGAATGGCTCTTTGGCATCACAATTTGGTGATAGGCTGTGTGTTCACTCGAGTGTGcggtgtgtgttgagtgttgacGTGCCCCTTTGTCCCAGGCCTGTTTCCTCCGCCATGCAAGGCATCGGCGACCCGTCACAGCCCATCATCATCTCTGACACACCCAGCCCAGCTGTCAGCATCATCACCATCCCCAGCGACTCAGAGGACGAGGATGACGCCAAGGTCCCGCCCACCAGGTGCCCTTGCCGTGACTTTTTAAGGCCGTTATGAAATCCTTCCTAACAGTTTCCCTGCCGTTGCACATCTCGTGGTTTAACCCTTCCTCCTCGTCCTTGGCCCCACCTCCCAGCTGCGGCGTGAGCCAGCGGGCGAACGTCATCAGCTGCGTGACCGTGCAGGACTCGGACTCGTCTACGTGCAGCCCGCTCAGCCCCAAGCGTCTGCCCACTTTCGTGGAGGGTGCCGCCGACCTGCCCAAGTCACTGGCCGTGGTCATGCCTTCGGTGAAGGCCTCGCCCTGGGAGGGCATGCCACCGGGTGAGTCCTCAGCCCACCCggaccaccaacaccacctccGTCGTCAGGTCACTGTTGatcatcttttttttgctttgaccTTTCAGAGCAAAGCGGCACGACCTCGGGGCGGGTGAAGAGGAGCTCGGCTGTCCCCGCCGCCAGAGCAGCCCTGCGTGGGGCTGAGCGGCATCCCAGAGCGGCGTCCTCCAAGTCTCAGCCTCTCAACCTGAGCCAGGTAGAGCCGCAGCAGAACTGCTCCTAGAGCCACACTAACACGCTTCAGTCTGTGCCATAGAAATCTTCCCTTCATTCTGCTCTATTTATCATgctcattttgtcattttccagTGAGCATCATGTGTACTTTATACCTTATATTTCTTACTTACTTAATCTTTTCCAGTTAAGTGGGTATTTTGAGTATGCCATAAGGTGTAGATGGGCCTCCAGCATCCTAAAGCACTGACCCTGGCCGGTCGATTGATTTGCTGGTACGCTGTGCGTGTTGGCCAGCATTCGCTCGCAGCCTGTGTTGAGTCCAGCGTTTGTGCATTAAGGGCCCGATGAGTTTCAGCGTTTAAAGGGAGCTAAGTGGGCCAGCAAGCAAGCCCGCCTGTCTGCAGGTGACGTAGGCCACAGGCTCCAGCAGCAGGTCCAGCATACGGCTCCCCTCCAGCGGGTTTGCTTATTAGTTAATGGCACCTGTGAACAGACCGCAGGCTTGTTTTTTGGCTTCAGTTTCGTTCACGGTCGTCTTAGTTATTTTTTGGACGCACGTGTTTCTGATTAATGAAGTCTTTTGTAGGGCTGAGAAAAGATCGGTATGTATTCCAcactttaaaattcaaattcttatgtgttgtcttgttttgtaCATTGTTGTATGTCAGTAGACAATGTTGTTCTCATCTTATAAATttgtaaaaagtaaataaataaataaatcacatccTATAACGTTCCAACAGTCGCATGTTAGGCAGTAGTTCACCTGGGTGCTGGGAATATTGATGCGCCTATCGATATCTTGGTgccatttttttaatgtattttttttgccttgGCTCCTCCCGCAGGTCCCGCAGTCTGTGATGTCATCCCACGATAGGTCAGGAAGCGGCTCCCTTCGTCGCCAGCCCTCCTACCCCCCGGCAGGGATCCACCCACTCGTACAGGCTGCACGAGGGCCTCACTCTTTAGCTCCGCCCCCGACCTGTACCCGTACCCGGCATCGGCCGCCCTGGCCTCCGTCTCTCAGGCGGGGGACCAGATGCACAATTCCgcggcctcctcctcctcctccacgtCCGGGCGGCAGCGCGCCCCGCCGGCCCCTACTCAGCCTCGCTGAGCCTGCTGCAAAAGAGCAGCGCCATGGGCCTGATGGGCCAGACCTACCGCCGTCTACCAGCAGCAGCAACTCCCTGGCCAGCCCTACACCGGCCCGCGGCCTACTCGCTCGGCCAGAGGAAAAGCCAACCAGTACCCTTACCTGTGAGAGAAGAGGAACACGACAGACAGGAGGGATTCCGACATTGAACATCAGCTCGATTATTGAACTTGATTATTGTAGTTTCTGGgcttgttctttgttttaacgcctttttaatattcatttttgtttttaaatggtgtttattttacatacaGCCTAGGAAACTTAAATGTATCTCTCATGCAATGTGTGAATAATGTGTTTAACAAGTTGATTGTCGTATTTTGAATTCAATGGGAGGTGTAACTGTATAAAAAAATGGTTCTTTGGCACTTACTGGCAGTATGTGTTCAGAAAACATCTCACATCCAACATCAAGCTCTTATTTAACTCCTATAGGATCTTAACTTCTGACTTTGAATCTTGGTTTCATTTAAAGGGATATTCTGGGCTAATTGGAGCTAATTCTACAACTGTAGTAGTGAACTGTATTACTACAGAGGAATCTTTTTGGgattctgtgtgttttaaaataggCAAAACAATATTTGAAACATTCACAGCGCTAACAATTAGTATGATAAATTCGTGTTTCAACAGaaatatgaaacacattttagGACTTGCAGATGTTTTATTTGCGTTAAAAACTATTTGTAGATTATGTTGTGAACTATGCCCTAATTCGTTGTTTGAGATGGGACCAGTCTGTGATCATCTGTAAccaacacagcagcagaaccAGCCTGGAACTTCTGCTGTTTTTCCtctgcatttaaaatgcataaacagcTAAAATGTTGTGCATACAGCTTTAGTAAGAGATCCACACAACAGTTTAAGCCAGagtcttttttttgggggggggggggggggggtctgtgttaAGTCCCAGTTTGTTACCGCAGTATTAGAAATTGTTGCATATAGCCAGAATAATCCTCTTTAACAAATtgatttttcttccttttaactgccttttgtctgtgtattcaTTGTTGATATggcttttatttacaaatgccCTTGACTATATTTCCTGTTAAGTTttaatgtgtattttgtgtgtttcattaagTTATGTTACTTTCCTTTTCCAGATTTAAGTCTGGGTTCATTCATGGATATCGTGCtgataaatgcatgtttatgtagAGTCATAGGGTGCTACATAGCCAAATGCTTTAGGCTATGCCAGGCAAATTGTTAAGGAAGACGAATGCATGAAGAGGAGTTTGTGAAAAGACCACGTCTGTGAGCAAGGCGACGCCTCCCCCTCCGATCACCGCCGTTGTCGTCACCAGTGGGGTTAGGCCTTCCGCAGACATCCTGAACTCATTTCTACAGTTCAACATTCACTCCTCAAACCAATACTGGTTCtctgaggggggtgggggggggggggggggggtctgaaaATATGTTGACCACTTAGAAGGCTGGCACATGGCGTTAGAGTGGTGAAGCTTTTCATTCAGTCATGTGCAGCAGAAGCACGAGCTATGTAGATCACACTGTGGCTAATGCAGTAGCCCATTTAGATAAAGATGTTTCCACTCCAGTGGACCCGTGCCTAGTGCGCCACAGTCCACCTTGCGTTTCAAGCTCAGTTCGGGTTGTTTCACGAATCCGCCTGGCATGTAGAGCCAGGCTGGCTGTTCATAGGCCTGTTGGTAGTGGAGGCCTGCTCTAAGGACCAGAGGAGGAATCTGATCTTAGATCAGTGCTCCTATGCTCCTCAGCCTTCATGGATACCCAGCCTATACATGTAGTTCTGAATGcagtctgtctttctttgttcGTTTTTAGATGAAATCAGACTTTGGTGCAATTCTGGTTGTTCCTGCTATTCTAATACGGTGTGGAGTAGATTGTAAAGCAGATCAAATCACAGCTGCTCTTGGTGAACTTACTGCATACGCACAATAAAAGTTTTTGGTGTACAGTGACCCATCTTGCATTTTGTGTGCTTTAGCATGTGCTGTAGCCCTTTTTCTAGAAAATAAGTGCTCTTGATAATTAATTAGTATTTAATGCTAAGTTATTAAATCttaattgtaataaaatgctGTAACAGGTTTTGCGAGTTGCGCAGAGCTCTGTTGAAGACTTAGTCCAGAGTGACATTGAGAGAGCTGCTGCAGCACTAGGTGAACGCCCATGGCTGTCTCCCatagccccacccacccccaacctgTTTCTCCAGCAGCCTCGGCAACAGCGGGCCAATGACAGCTGGCCGCCTGAAGGACAGTCACACCCCCACCAGAGAATCCACTCATCGAGCTTTCAAACACAGGGCTGTTACATTtgtgtcagtgggtgtgttGTTTGGCACGCCTGTCTTGGTGTTCTTTCAGCTAATACAATGGCAGTGTGCAGCAATTTAAATATTAGTTGGTGTCACATTAGTGGAGAGAAATGAGGTGTCTTAGGGAATCCAATCGGGTAACAAAAGGTTGCACATTATCTG is drawn from Electrophorus electricus isolate fEleEle1 chromosome 22, fEleEle1.pri, whole genome shotgun sequence and contains these coding sequences:
- the hipk1a gene encoding LOW QUALITY PROTEIN: homeodomain-interacting protein kinase 1 (The sequence of the model RefSeq protein was modified relative to this genomic sequence to represent the inferred CDS: inserted 2 bases in 1 codon; deleted 4 bases in 3 codons), which gives rise to MASQLQAFSSPSVSSSGISRSKKVKLENPAWGESSYYLRSPGPRIRAGTPWPSDSGFNSTYGSPGLVFSPTGGSGEQTVVRAADSSGSIPGPSSSSSSSSSSSSRRGEDEASASRHADTYQKRGSLKRKREEADSSDSVQILEELSAPGLSKRVARGGATTSAAQSIAHSASTAKSSNSHSEGDYQLVQHEILCSISNSYEVLEFLGRGTFGQVAKCWKRGTNEIVAIKILKNHPSYARQGQIEVSILSRLSTENADEFNFVRSYECFQHKNHTCLVFEMLEQNLYDFLKHSKFSPLLLKCIRPVLQQVATALMKLKSLGLIHADLKPENIMLVDPVRQPYRVKVIDFGSASHVSKAVCSTYLQSRYYRAPEIILGLPFCEAIDMWSLGCVIAELFLGWPLYPGASEYDQIRYISQTQGLPAEYLLSAGTKTSRFFHRGPDSSYPLWRLKTPSEHEAELGVKSKEARKYIFNCLDDMMQVNMTSLEGTDVLAEKADRREFIDLLKKMLTLDADKRITPVKTLNHPFLTMTHLLHFPHSAHVKSCFQNMEICKRRCAGFDGSKSLFANGGGSGGGASTAANLTVTFSSQLGQHSQMTPSGGQSLSLSSSVPLLNYQPGLYQQATINIPGLTPQSVPLQARPTQLCTQAEPFQQTLIVCPPTLQGLQPSSKHSGYPVRMDSSVPMVPQNHSTQSLHIQPGMLTQQGWPAGTQQILIPSTWQQMPGMAIHGSGQPVVTHSPVGSLLSDASGQSSASWRGRHSSQCDVTQQGSAQGCHMTSQALNMGTASSRTQQGGIKRSKGRHAESRARPVSSAMQGIGDPSQPIIISDTPSPAVSIITIPSDSEDEDDAKVPPTSCGVSQRANVISCVTVQDSDSSTCSPLSPKRLPTFVEGAADLPKSLAVVMPSVKASPWEGMPPEQSGTTSGRVKRSSAVPAARAALRGAERHPRAASSKSQPLNLSQVPQSVMSSHDRSGSGSLRRQPSYPPAGSTHSYRLHEASLFSSAPDLYPYPASAALASVSQAGDQMHNSAASSSSSTSGRQRAAGPYSASLSLLQKSSAMGLMGQTXTAVYQQQQLPGQPYTGPRPTRSARGKANQYPYL